A region of Halalkaliarchaeum desulfuricum DNA encodes the following proteins:
- a CDS encoding Cdc6/Cdc18 family protein yields MDEDDTKPVDDGDSRDDESPVSPGGDRTDDSQLVGDPEGTGDPEATGDPEATGDPEGTGDPEATGDPEGTGDPERTGDSREATDSNTGSVDDVLTTGTSVKGSDGTTVESRSRDRSSPEVDIGSMVLEDDEEDDKGLFDDLLSGEPIFENKEVLRPSYTPHKLPHRSDQINQMATILVSALRGETPSNILIYGKTGTGKTASAKFVSQELESTSQKYEVPCDVEYINCEVTDTQYRVLAQLANKFIEKNQDRIQERLERLREVRSDVVRNGDARVDESDLEVNEGDLRVDENRQSESSDGVDIVKFDSVGELDDRIERLEADADGMEEVPMTGWPTDRVYSTFFEAIDYRERVVVIMLDEIDKLVEKSGDDTLYNLSRMNSELENSRISIMGISNDLKFTDFLDPRVKSSLGEEEIVFPPYDANQLRDILQHRADVAFKPDALTEDVIPLCAAFAAQEHGDARRALDLLRTAGELAERSQADLVREEHVRQAQDKIELDRVVEVVRTLPTQSKIVLFSIILLEKNGVHNINTGEVFNIYKRLCDEIDADVLTQRRVTDLISELDMLGIVNAVVVSKGRYGRTKEMNLSVPTEETEAVLLSDSRLGDIENAQPFVQARFDN; encoded by the coding sequence ATGGACGAGGACGACACGAAGCCAGTCGACGACGGCGACAGCAGGGACGACGAATCACCGGTATCTCCCGGGGGGGACCGAACGGACGACTCGCAATTGGTGGGTGATCCGGAAGGGACGGGTGATCCAGAAGCGACGGGTGATCCAGAAGCGACGGGTGATCCGGAAGGGACGGGTGATCCAGAAGCGACGGGTGATCCGGAAGGGACGGGTGATCCGGAAAGGACGGGTGACTCTCGGGAAGCAACTGATTCGAACACCGGCAGTGTCGACGACGTGTTGACAACGGGGACGAGCGTGAAGGGATCGGACGGGACGACGGTCGAATCGAGAAGTCGCGACCGATCCTCGCCGGAGGTCGACATCGGGAGCATGGTGCTCGAGGACGACGAGGAGGACGACAAGGGACTGTTCGACGACCTGTTGTCCGGGGAACCGATCTTCGAAAACAAGGAGGTACTCCGGCCGTCGTACACGCCACACAAGCTCCCGCACCGATCGGATCAGATCAACCAGATGGCGACGATTCTCGTGTCCGCCCTCCGGGGGGAGACGCCGTCGAACATCCTGATCTACGGGAAAACCGGGACAGGGAAAACCGCGAGCGCGAAGTTCGTCTCCCAGGAACTCGAATCCACCTCGCAGAAGTACGAGGTCCCCTGTGATGTCGAATACATAAACTGCGAAGTGACAGACACCCAGTATCGCGTGCTCGCTCAACTGGCGAACAAGTTTATCGAGAAGAACCAGGATCGAATTCAGGAGCGGCTCGAACGGCTTCGCGAGGTCCGTTCGGACGTCGTTCGCAACGGTGACGCCCGGGTGGACGAAAGCGATCTCGAAGTGAACGAGGGCGATCTCAGGGTGGACGAGAACAGACAGTCGGAGTCCTCGGACGGGGTCGATATCGTGAAGTTCGACAGCGTCGGGGAGCTCGACGACCGGATCGAGCGCCTCGAGGCGGACGCCGACGGGATGGAGGAAGTTCCGATGACCGGATGGCCGACCGATCGCGTGTACTCGACGTTTTTCGAGGCGATCGATTACCGCGAGCGCGTCGTCGTCATCATGCTCGACGAAATCGACAAACTCGTCGAAAAGTCGGGCGATGACACGCTGTACAACCTCTCGCGGATGAACTCCGAACTCGAGAACTCCCGGATCTCGATCATGGGAATCTCGAACGACCTGAAGTTCACCGACTTCCTGGATCCTCGCGTCAAATCGAGCCTCGGCGAGGAAGAGATCGTCTTTCCGCCGTACGACGCGAACCAGCTCCGGGACATTCTCCAGCACCGCGCGGACGTCGCGTTCAAGCCGGACGCACTCACCGAGGACGTCATTCCGCTGTGTGCGGCGTTTGCGGCCCAGGAACACGGCGACGCCAGGCGCGCGCTGGATCTGCTCCGGACGGCAGGCGAACTCGCCGAGCGCAGTCAGGCCGATCTCGTGCGGGAGGAACACGTCAGACAGGCCCAGGACAAGATCGAACTCGACCGGGTCGTGGAGGTCGTCCGAACGCTTCCCACTCAGAGCAAGATCGTCCTGTTTTCGATCATCCTGCTCGAGAAGAACGGCGTTCACAACATCAACACCGGCGAGGTGTTCAACATCTACAAGCGACTCTGTGACGAGATCGACGCCGACGTGCTCACTCAACGTCGCGTAACGGACCTCATCTCCGAACTCGACATGCTCGGTATTGTCAATGCTGTCGTCGTCTCGAAGGGGCGGTACGGCAGGACCAAGGAGATGAACCTCTCGGTGCCGACCGAGGAGACGGAGGCAGTTCTCCTTTCGGACTCCCGGCTCGGGGATATCGAGAACGCACAGCCGTTCGTTCAGGCCCGCTTCGACAACTGA
- a CDS encoding S24/S26 family peptidase, protein MTSGERSPADEDDSDGSESFPSDEGTGEEADVDEVVQSEGLSGSEVDINQVDGDHDDESIDDESIDDESIDDESIDDESTDDPDRNDRTPLERFLNDQDGPYMVVREVLLSVAVVLVIGLVLFAISGVWPPLVAVESTSMEPNMKMGDLVLVTEPGRYAPDAAVSGTGVVTYEQGAEVSYETFGMPGSVIVFDPPDRTGSPIIHRAHHHVEEGENWYDRVDQDAMNADSCEELATCPAPHDGFITKGDHNRWYDQDYEHNGIAPVVHEDWVTGVARVRVPMLGWIRLIFTGEAGPFAGTLPSVPFPEPETLLVASGASAVAAGRNAGWMNRWN, encoded by the coding sequence ATGACATCCGGGGAACGGTCCCCTGCTGACGAGGACGACAGCGACGGTAGCGAGTCGTTTCCATCGGACGAAGGTACCGGCGAGGAAGCCGACGTCGACGAAGTCGTCCAGTCAGAGGGTCTGTCGGGTTCCGAGGTCGACATAAACCAGGTCGATGGCGATCACGACGACGAATCCATCGACGACGAATCCATCGACGACGAATCCATCGACGACGAATCCATCGACGACGAATCCACTGACGACCCCGACCGGAACGACCGCACCCCGCTTGAGCGCTTTCTGAACGACCAGGACGGCCCGTACATGGTCGTTCGAGAGGTCTTGCTGAGCGTCGCGGTTGTACTCGTGATCGGCCTGGTTCTGTTCGCGATAAGTGGGGTGTGGCCGCCACTCGTCGCCGTCGAGAGTACCAGCATGGAGCCGAACATGAAGATGGGTGATCTCGTGCTCGTTACCGAACCCGGACGGTACGCGCCGGACGCCGCCGTCTCCGGAACCGGTGTCGTGACCTACGAACAGGGCGCCGAGGTGAGCTATGAAACGTTCGGGATGCCGGGGTCCGTGATCGTCTTCGATCCGCCCGATCGCACCGGATCGCCGATCATTCACCGCGCGCATCACCACGTCGAAGAGGGCGAAAACTGGTACGATCGGGTGGACCAGGACGCGATGAACGCCGACAGCTGCGAGGAGCTTGCAACCTGTCCCGCGCCGCATGACGGCTTCATCACCAAGGGCGATCACAACCGGTGGTACGATCAGGACTACGAACACAACGGCATCGCCCCGGTGGTCCACGAGGACTGGGTGACCGGCGTGGCTCGCGTTCGGGTCCCGATGCTGGGGTGGATCCGCCTGATCTTCACCGGCGAGGCCGGGCCGTTCGCGGGGACGCTTCCCTCCGTCCCCTTCCCGGAGCCGGAGACCCTGCTGGTCGCGTCCGGGGCGAGCGCGGTCGCTGCCGGACGAAACGCGGGTTGGATGAACCGGTGGAACTAA
- a CDS encoding DNA-directed DNA polymerase II small subunit, whose product MPLETPSRIVQELASQGYNAEREAVTLIAGASDPDAVLEATVDRTPGDALRVTADTVREVLEADPTSRGRNGNNNPSVSTGNTTGFSTDDGGSSPVETKGSSDRESGPSKRGSSKRGSSKRGSSKRDSSKRSVEVTGDITGRSTGTGSYEDFVAVFRDRFEKLSKKLRNRVNHRPAETVSAMSGGTDVEIIGLVNEIRSTSGGHWIVELEDTTGTVPCLVMNDRDIVELVDDLLLDECIAVSGTLSDDGEIVFVDAIHFPDVPRSYRPSTADRHVQAALISDVHVGSQEFAADAWHRFTDWLHSEEAASVEYLLIAGDMVEGVGVYPNQDEELSIVDIYDQYERFAEYLKEVPGDMEIVMIPGNHDAVRLAEPQPGFDDDLREIMSAHDARIYGNPASVSIEGVTVLMYHGVSLDELIAELPEEKASYEEPHRAMYQLLKKRHIAPQYGGHMRLAPEEEDYLVIEEIPDVFHTGHVHKLGWGKYHNVLAVNSGCWQEQTGFQKSVNIDPDYGYAPILDLDTLELTVRKFV is encoded by the coding sequence GTGCCGCTGGAGACGCCCTCGCGTATCGTACAGGAACTGGCGAGCCAAGGCTACAACGCGGAACGCGAGGCCGTCACCCTCATCGCCGGCGCGTCGGACCCGGACGCCGTCCTCGAGGCGACGGTCGACCGGACTCCGGGGGACGCGCTCAGAGTGACTGCCGACACCGTTCGCGAAGTCCTCGAAGCCGACCCGACTAGCCGGGGGCGAAACGGGAACAACAACCCCTCTGTTTCAACTGGAAATACAACCGGTTTTTCAACCGATGACGGAGGGTCGTCTCCAGTCGAAACGAAGGGGTCTTCGGACCGGGAAAGCGGACCGTCCAAACGGGGGTCGTCCAAACGGGGGTCGTCCAAACGGGGGTCGTCCAAACGGGATTCGTCCAAACGATCGGTCGAAGTAACCGGGGACATCACGGGACGGTCGACGGGTACCGGATCGTACGAGGACTTCGTTGCGGTGTTTCGTGACCGGTTCGAGAAGCTCTCGAAGAAGCTCAGAAATCGGGTCAACCACCGACCAGCGGAGACAGTTTCCGCGATGTCGGGGGGAACCGACGTCGAGATCATCGGCCTGGTGAACGAGATCCGGTCGACGTCGGGCGGACACTGGATCGTGGAACTGGAGGACACTACCGGCACCGTTCCGTGTCTGGTGATGAACGACCGGGACATCGTAGAACTCGTCGACGATCTCCTGCTGGACGAGTGTATCGCCGTCTCCGGAACGCTGTCGGACGACGGCGAGATCGTATTCGTCGACGCCATCCACTTTCCCGACGTTCCACGCAGCTACCGTCCCTCGACAGCGGACCGTCACGTGCAGGCGGCGCTCATCTCGGACGTCCACGTCGGCAGCCAGGAGTTCGCCGCCGACGCGTGGCATCGATTCACCGACTGGCTCCACTCCGAGGAAGCCGCGTCGGTCGAGTATCTCCTGATCGCCGGCGATATGGTCGAAGGCGTCGGCGTCTATCCGAATCAGGACGAGGAGCTTTCGATCGTCGACATCTACGACCAGTACGAACGGTTCGCGGAGTATCTCAAGGAGGTACCTGGTGATATGGAAATCGTGATGATCCCCGGGAACCACGACGCGGTCAGACTCGCGGAACCGCAGCCGGGCTTCGACGACGACCTCCGGGAGATCATGTCGGCACACGACGCTCGGATCTACGGCAACCCGGCGTCGGTGTCGATCGAGGGGGTCACTGTGCTCATGTATCACGGCGTTTCGCTGGACGAACTCATCGCCGAACTCCCCGAAGAGAAAGCCAGCTACGAGGAACCACACCGGGCGATGTACCAGCTGCTCAAAAAGCGTCACATCGCGCCACAGTACGGCGGCCACATGCGGCTCGCCCCCGAAGAGGAAGATTACCTCGTCATCGAGGAGATTCCGGACGTGTTCCACACCGGCCACGTTCACAAACTCGGCTGGGGGAAGTACCACAACGTTCTCGCGGTGAACTCCGGCTGCTGGCAGGAGCAAACCGGCTTCCAGAAGTCCGTGAACATCGACCCCGACTACGGCTACGCCCCGATCCTCGACCTCGACACCCTCGAGTTGACAGTCCGAAAGTTCGTGTAG
- the engB gene encoding GTP-binding protein EngB, with amino-acid sequence MFENRPDRDVEVVLVGRSNVGKSTVMRELTGHDVTTGKKPGVTREPNYYDWASESFMFTDLPGFGFMSGVEEHRREEIKTDVVRYIEEYADHIIAGILVVDGKAVIDIIDRHRADGEIPHDVELFHFLEDVGASPIVAVNKMDKVDDRDERLDTLCDRLGLFPPWQQWQETIAPISAKQGRIEPLLDCLRSRFEAEKRADLLKFVT; translated from the coding sequence ATGTTTGAGAACCGTCCGGATCGCGACGTCGAAGTCGTGCTCGTGGGACGATCGAACGTTGGTAAGTCTACAGTCATGCGCGAACTCACGGGCCACGACGTCACGACCGGAAAAAAGCCCGGCGTCACCCGTGAACCGAATTACTACGACTGGGCGAGCGAGTCGTTCATGTTCACAGACCTTCCGGGGTTCGGCTTCATGTCCGGCGTAGAAGAACACCGGCGGGAGGAGATCAAAACCGACGTAGTCAGGTACATCGAGGAGTACGCAGACCACATCATCGCCGGCATCCTGGTCGTCGACGGGAAGGCGGTCATCGACATCATCGACCGTCACCGGGCCGACGGCGAAATCCCTCACGACGTCGAACTGTTCCACTTTCTGGAGGACGTCGGTGCCAGTCCGATCGTGGCAGTCAACAAGATGGACAAGGTGGACGATCGCGACGAGCGGCTCGACACACTCTGTGACCGACTCGGCTTGTTCCCCCCGTGGCAGCAGTGGCAGGAAACGATTGCACCGATCTCTGCGAAGCAAGGACGGATCGAACCGCTCCTCGACTGTCTCCGCTCCAGGTTCGAGGCGGAAAAGCGGGCGGACCTGTTAAAATTCGTCACCTGA
- a CDS encoding NAD(P)/FAD-dependent oxidoreductase, with protein MSESFVIIGDGIAGSSAAETLREEAPDSDITILTDEGEALYNRILIKEYAKGKLPEAPVSIHDTSWYDERDIDLHLNTLVTDIDVENDQVETHEGETYGYDKLLVAIGGTPQQLPVPNADADGIHHFWTFQDARAIREHVEQADRGVVVGAGLLGIDLAAICGAQDLPSHYLMRGKCWWRYALSEEGAEIIHEALRDIGVTPVFESGVDRFETDEDGKLVAAIDPNGERYEADFGGVAIGLDFNTELLEDTPVETDTGIYVDEYMRTDVDNIFAAGDVTEFHDTILGERGQNGAWGSAKQQGTIAAKNMIDYGSEEFRWVSSYSITHFDFPFLSFGHPTMGEETVERKHSENEWRRLAFKDGKIIGGVLIGDLSPQSAYKQLMREERVVADQKDVLMQKGFSVDDLSAPQKQ; from the coding sequence ATGAGTGAATCGTTCGTCATCATCGGCGACGGAATCGCTGGTTCGTCGGCCGCAGAAACGCTCCGCGAAGAAGCACCGGACTCAGACATCACGATCCTCACCGACGAAGGTGAAGCGCTGTACAACAGGATCCTCATAAAGGAATACGCGAAAGGTAAGCTTCCCGAGGCACCCGTCTCGATTCACGACACCTCGTGGTACGATGAGCGCGACATCGACCTCCACTTGAACACGCTGGTCACTGACATCGACGTGGAGAACGACCAGGTCGAGACCCACGAAGGCGAGACGTACGGCTACGACAAACTCCTCGTCGCCATCGGCGGGACCCCCCAGCAGCTCCCAGTGCCGAACGCGGACGCCGACGGGATCCACCACTTCTGGACGTTCCAGGACGCGCGGGCGATCCGGGAACACGTCGAGCAGGCCGACAGGGGTGTCGTCGTTGGGGCCGGGCTGCTCGGGATCGACCTCGCGGCGATCTGTGGCGCCCAGGATCTCCCGTCGCATTACCTCATGCGCGGCAAGTGCTGGTGGCGGTACGCGCTCTCGGAGGAAGGCGCGGAGATCATCCACGAAGCACTCCGTGACATCGGCGTCACTCCGGTCTTCGAGTCCGGTGTCGACCGATTCGAGACGGACGAGGACGGCAAACTCGTCGCCGCGATCGATCCGAACGGGGAACGGTACGAAGCGGACTTCGGCGGCGTCGCGATCGGACTCGATTTCAACACCGAACTGCTCGAGGATACTCCCGTCGAGACGGACACGGGAATCTACGTCGACGAGTACATGCGGACTGACGTCGACAACATCTTCGCTGCGGGAGACGTCACCGAGTTCCACGACACCATCCTGGGCGAACGCGGCCAGAACGGTGCGTGGGGTTCGGCAAAGCAGCAGGGGACGATCGCCGCGAAGAACATGATCGACTACGGCAGCGAGGAGTTCCGCTGGGTGTCCTCGTACTCGATTACGCACTTCGACTTCCCGTTCCTCTCGTTTGGTCACCCGACGATGGGCGAAGAGACGGTCGAGCGGAAACACTCCGAAAACGAGTGGCGGCGGCTCGCGTTCAAGGACGGCAAGATCATCGGCGGCGTCCTGATCGGCGATCTCTCGCCACAGTCGGCGTACAAGCAGTTGATGCGGGAAGAACGGGTCGTTGCAGACCAGAAGGACGTCCTGATGCAGAAGGGCTTCTCGGTGGACGACCTGTCGGCTCCCCAAAAGCAGTAA
- a CDS encoding DUF7124 domain-containing protein: MDPGSSDMTLAFELEALKELADPNAVINDARQWTKYLGVVSEKPTYVVTNFTRKHRIRQDFFSGPRGVTESLENVKDQFDTERYVLVGNSEDVEDIAADVGWEYLPLSDAAEAAEWDIAGGEGDDVDPFQDDERDDWP, encoded by the coding sequence ATGGACCCCGGATCCAGCGACATGACGCTGGCGTTCGAGCTCGAAGCGCTCAAGGAGCTTGCCGATCCGAACGCAGTCATCAACGACGCTCGTCAGTGGACGAAATATCTCGGCGTAGTCAGTGAGAAACCGACCTACGTGGTCACCAACTTCACGCGGAAACACCGGATCCGACAGGACTTCTTTTCGGGCCCCCGGGGCGTCACGGAGAGCCTCGAGAACGTCAAGGACCAGTTCGACACGGAACGCTACGTGCTCGTCGGAAACTCCGAGGACGTCGAAGACATCGCCGCGGATGTCGGCTGGGAGTATCTACCGCTGTCCGACGCAGCGGAGGCAGCCGAGTGGGATATCGCAGGCGGAGAGGGGGACGATGTCGATCCGTTCCAGGACGACGAACGGGACGACTGGCCCTGA
- the mptA gene encoding GTP cyclohydrolase MptA, translating to MSHQLPDVQASRPDVTVGLSQVGVTGVQKLVKLSRGSLRPIVLMAEFEVFVDLPAGRKGIDMSRNMEVIDEILEDITREEAYRVEDVCGDAAERLLSKHDYTSTAEVRMTADYMVRERTPESDRPTQNTAEIIASAIATDEGTRSEIGAEVTGITVCPCSQGMSESRAREQLEDLGVDEETIDQFLDRVPQPGHSQRGHATLTVSDEGSPDVDLVELIDIARDAMSARIYNLAKRPDEDHMTYHAHANAKFVEDCVRSLAEDVVDRLDHLPDEAVIRMKQSNDESIHQHNAHAEREVTMGQLRDELDGNGI from the coding sequence ATGAGTCACCAGCTGCCCGATGTTCAGGCGAGTCGTCCGGACGTGACTGTCGGCCTCTCTCAGGTCGGTGTCACAGGGGTTCAAAAGCTCGTCAAACTCTCGCGCGGATCGCTGCGCCCGATCGTTCTGATGGCGGAGTTCGAAGTGTTCGTCGACCTCCCGGCCGGCCGAAAGGGGATCGACATGAGCCGGAACATGGAAGTCATCGACGAGATCCTCGAGGACATCACCCGCGAGGAGGCGTATCGTGTCGAGGACGTCTGTGGCGACGCGGCCGAGCGCCTTCTCAGCAAGCACGACTACACGTCGACGGCGGAAGTCCGCATGACCGCAGACTACATGGTCCGGGAGCGAACGCCAGAAAGCGACCGACCGACCCAAAACACGGCGGAAATCATCGCCAGCGCGATCGCGACTGACGAGGGGACGCGCTCGGAGATCGGCGCAGAGGTCACCGGAATCACCGTCTGTCCCTGTTCACAGGGAATGTCCGAATCGCGCGCCAGAGAGCAGCTCGAGGATCTCGGGGTCGACGAGGAAACGATCGACCAGTTCCTCGACCGCGTTCCACAGCCGGGACACTCACAGCGCGGTCACGCGACGCTCACCGTCTCCGACGAGGGATCGCCGGACGTCGACCTCGTTGAATTGATCGACATCGCACGGGACGCGATGAGCGCCCGGATCTACAACCTCGCGAAACGACCCGACGAGGACCACATGACCTACCACGCTCACGCGAACGCGAAGTTCGTCGAGGACTGCGTCCGATCGCTGGCGGAGGACGTCGTCGACCGGCTGGATCACCTTCCGGACGAGGCCGTGATCCGGATGAAGCAGTCGAACGACGAGTCGATCCACCAGCACAACGCCCACGCCGAGCGGGAGGTCACGATGGGACAGTTGCGGGATGAACTCGACGGAAACGGAATCTGA
- a CDS encoding TrmB family transcriptional regulator: protein MASLRDLGLSEYEARAYRSLLRLGPTTAKELSRASEVPMGRIYDVLNSLEQYSLVRSQAASRPKKYVAVEPDAGLDRLLADRKEELERKAEQYEEVVDELSQELETAEPVDGHFWTAAVGPDETLDLLLERISTAEREIVMVAGAPAAGLDLGVIGEQITDELEEALDRGVSVSLLLSPDVVDGLPRSVGRRYTERLAQRENFSVRVATGLQGTFELIDDVEVCIEVSNPLDPGEAFAMIDLKDPEFASDVRESFEPRWENAKPLNL from the coding sequence ATGGCGAGTCTCCGCGATCTCGGGCTCTCGGAGTACGAGGCCCGTGCCTATCGATCGCTTCTGCGTCTCGGACCGACAACGGCAAAGGAGCTGTCGCGTGCGAGCGAAGTCCCGATGGGACGGATCTACGACGTGTTGAACAGCCTCGAGCAGTACAGCCTGGTCCGAAGCCAGGCGGCGAGCCGGCCGAAGAAGTACGTCGCCGTCGAACCCGACGCGGGTCTCGATCGTCTGCTCGCGGACAGGAAAGAGGAGCTCGAGCGGAAGGCCGAACAGTACGAAGAGGTCGTCGACGAACTGTCACAGGAACTGGAGACCGCCGAACCGGTCGACGGCCACTTCTGGACTGCGGCGGTGGGGCCCGACGAAACGCTCGATCTGTTGCTCGAACGGATCTCGACGGCCGAACGGGAGATCGTCATGGTGGCGGGCGCGCCCGCCGCGGGGTTGGACCTCGGGGTGATCGGCGAACAGATCACCGACGAGCTCGAGGAAGCGCTCGATCGGGGGGTCTCCGTCTCCCTGCTGCTCTCGCCCGACGTCGTCGACGGGCTCCCCAGAAGCGTCGGGCGACGATACACCGAACGGCTCGCCCAGCGGGAGAACTTCTCCGTGCGCGTCGCAACCGGTCTGCAGGGAACCTTCGAGCTGATCGACGACGTCGAGGTCTGCATCGAAGTGTCGAATCCGCTGGATCCCGGCGAGGCGTTCGCGATGATCGATCTGAAGGACCCGGAGTTCGCCAGTGACGTCCGGGAGTCGTTCGAGCCCAGATGGGAGAACGCGAAACCGTTGAACCTGTAG
- the minD gene encoding cell division ATPase MinD — protein MSKSFTVASAKGGVGKTTTTANLGAALAAAGHDVVIVDADIGMANLGAMLGIVPEGPTLHDVLSGNAALEEALYEGPCGMRVVPGSVELEAYTSVDSAKLREVVETLSQFDGYVLVDSSAGLSHDSSLPLALGDGTLLVSTPDRASLLDTEKTRELTARLGGSVLGVALTRVEPDHPMLESAPEVLGADVIAEIPEDDSVTSAAAAQEPLEIHAPQSPAAVSYRELARELTGEAIPEPEPEAEPEPEAELEPEPESDVQQVSGVAVAGDSDSGRESAAEPGEGTDVDSGSERETEPELELDEELETEPDESEGLELDEEPELDQELDADSDAEADDNGTEDDIELEEPILEADSQERTDEPEETETVTESDGDEPEESDGELAEPIPDAEPTDLEEDTDEYEREDDESLEETDESEPDESEPDEGDEESVEEETGEETEEKRGFFSRLFGR, from the coding sequence ATGAGCAAATCGTTCACGGTTGCCAGCGCGAAGGGCGGCGTTGGCAAAACGACGACGACGGCGAACCTGGGGGCAGCGCTCGCGGCGGCCGGCCACGATGTAGTGATCGTCGACGCCGACATCGGCATGGCAAACCTCGGAGCGATGCTCGGGATCGTTCCCGAGGGACCGACGCTGCACGACGTTCTTTCCGGTAATGCAGCGCTCGAGGAGGCGCTTTACGAGGGTCCCTGTGGAATGCGCGTGGTTCCGGGAAGCGTCGAACTCGAGGCGTACACGTCCGTCGATTCGGCGAAGCTTCGGGAAGTGGTCGAGACGCTCTCCCAGTTCGACGGCTACGTGCTCGTCGACAGCAGCGCCGGATTGAGTCACGACAGTTCGCTTCCGCTCGCACTCGGCGACGGGACGCTTCTCGTGTCGACGCCGGATCGAGCTTCGCTTCTCGACACCGAGAAAACGCGGGAACTGACCGCTCGACTCGGCGGTTCCGTGCTCGGCGTCGCCCTCACGCGGGTGGAACCGGACCATCCGATGTTGGAGTCGGCACCGGAGGTGTTAGGCGCCGACGTGATCGCGGAGATTCCCGAAGACGATTCGGTGACCTCGGCTGCCGCCGCACAGGAGCCGCTGGAGATCCACGCGCCACAGTCCCCGGCTGCGGTTTCCTACCGCGAACTCGCCAGGGAACTCACCGGTGAAGCGATCCCCGAACCGGAACCAGAGGCGGAACCGGAACCAGAGGCGGAACTAGAACCGGAACCGGAGTCCGATGTGCAACAGGTCTCAGGCGTGGCGGTTGCCGGCGATTCGGATTCCGGGAGGGAATCTGCAGCGGAACCAGGTGAGGGAACCGACGTGGATTCGGGATCAGAGCGGGAAACGGAACCGGAACTCGAACTGGATGAAGAACTGGAAACGGAGCCGGACGAGTCAGAGGGTCTGGAGTTGGACGAGGAGCCAGAACTGGATCAGGAACTCGACGCGGATTCGGATGCTGAGGCGGACGACAACGGTACCGAAGACGACATCGAACTCGAAGAGCCGATTCTGGAGGCCGACTCCCAGGAACGCACAGACGAACCGGAGGAAACCGAAACCGTAACCGAGTCCGACGGAGACGAACCGGAGGAATCCGACGGGGAACTGGCGGAACCGATCCCAGACGCGGAGCCGACGGACCTGGAGGAGGACACAGACGAGTACGAACGAGAGGACGACGAATCCCTCGAAGAAACGGACGAAAGCGAGCCGGACGAAAGCGAGCCGGATGAGGGCGACGAGGAATCTGTAGAGGAGGAAACAGGCGAAGAGACAGAAGAGAAGCGCGGCTTTTTCAGCCGGTTGTTCGGTCGATAA
- a CDS encoding DUF309 domain-containing protein, producing MDASIEESLRAGLVLYATGEYHAAHDPWEDVWLELEEGTTDEKLFHGLIQYTAAVHHARNRNWSGATGLAESGREYLVGLPDQYRGVAVADAVAFLDALARDPERIERGPPDPVSYRGGVLEPTDLELDGLVLAVEALAEEYEAYEAEILTEAVEVAREEQQVGRAAVTTLLFDFVAGKGPSREFVYDQLRSRMQRRRRKRDDVKGLFEK from the coding sequence ATGGACGCATCGATCGAAGAATCGCTTCGGGCCGGGCTCGTGCTGTACGCGACCGGGGAGTATCACGCCGCACACGACCCCTGGGAGGACGTCTGGCTGGAACTCGAGGAAGGAACCACCGACGAGAAGTTGTTTCACGGCCTGATCCAGTATACGGCGGCGGTACACCACGCCCGCAACCGCAACTGGAGCGGCGCGACGGGCCTGGCCGAGAGCGGTCGCGAGTATCTCGTCGGCCTTCCAGATCAGTATCGCGGTGTGGCCGTCGCAGACGCCGTCGCGTTCCTGGATGCGCTCGCACGCGATCCCGAACGGATCGAGCGCGGTCCGCCGGATCCAGTCTCGTATCGGGGCGGCGTTCTCGAACCGACGGATCTGGAACTCGATGGGCTCGTTCTGGCGGTCGAGGCGCTGGCCGAGGAGTACGAGGCCTACGAGGCGGAGATACTGACCGAGGCGGTCGAGGTCGCCAGAGAGGAACAGCAGGTTGGACGCGCCGCGGTCACGACGCTGCTTTTCGATTTCGTCGCCGGCAAGGGGCCGTCCCGCGAGTTCGTCTACGACCAGTTGCGCTCCCGGATGCAGCGACGGCGACGGAAACGCGACGACGTGAAGGGGTTGTTCGAAAAGTAG